The Rhodothermus sp. genome contains the following window.
GCTATGCGCCAATGGCGCAAGCTATTCCTCCTCGACAGCGTCAGCCTACTTTTGAATGATCAGGGGCTGCACTGCTTCGTAGGGACCGGCCTTCAACCGATACACGTAACGCCCGCTGGCCAGCGGCTGGGTATCGAAGGAGATCCGGTGCAAGCCGGCCGGCTGCACAGCGTCGACCACTACAGCCACCCGACGTCCCAGCAGGTCGTAGATCTCCAGCCGCACCGGAAGCGTATGCGGCAACGTATAGGCAAGGGTCACTCGTCCTATGGCCGGATGAGGATACGGTGCATGTAAGGTAAAGCGCCAGGCTGTCGTCGTCTCGGAAGACGTAGGGGTTTCCTTTTCATGCAGGAAAAATCGTTCCCAGTTGCCTCCCGGCGAGATCGCCTCCCAGAAACGCGCCACGCTGTCGAGCAGCGTCGGACGCACCCCCAGACATTGCGCATTGAACAGATACTGCATAAAGGCTCGGTTTTTCCAGTCGTTGATCTCAACGTTTGCCGACGGATGCCCATCCTCTGTGCATCGTTCCTGCGGCACGTCGAACACCGTCTCGGGCGGTTCGATGCCTTTTGAGCCCCCCACGCGCTCGTTACCGTAGAGCGTCTGCCAGTGCCGCAGGTCGTAGCGCGACGCTTCAATCAACCAGCTTCGCAGGAGGTGTTCGGTGATCAGGCGGAGGGTGTCGCGACTTAGCTCCCGAAAGCCCACCGGCATATAATGCGCGCCAAACCATACCAGCGGCGAGCCGGTCTTCATCAGGCGCACGCCCACCCGTCGCGTCGTCCCCCACCCGGGCGTAAAGCCGTCATCGGCGTACCAGGACGTATGGGCCTGCATGGCCGCAATCACGTAGTAGAGATGCCCGATCGTATGGTTGCGTCCATATCCCCTTAACGCATTTCGGCTTACCTCAAAGATGTAAGACCAATCAATGGCCCCCCCACCAGGACTGTCCGTGCGAAGCCGGGGCATCAGAATGGTAGCCAGATGCCACCAGGACAGATCTTCATATTTCAGCCGTGCCATGGTCGGAAACGGCGCCGCCGCATACTTCTCATTTTTTGAAAGGCGGTGCATGGTCTGGTCCATCAGCCAGGGCCCGGTAAGCAGCAATCCCCGGTCGGCTTTCTCCATGGGAAGGCCGCGCGCGTTATCGCTATACACATCTGCGTAATGATCCTCCAGCTTGTATTCCATCTGAAGCTCCCACATCTTCATCAGAAACCACCGGGCCACCGCAATATGCATGATACGGCCGCGCGGGTCGGTGGGGTAGCGACCGCCCCATTCCGGGGGTGGACTCAGCTCTGCATGGTCGTTGTGTTTCGGATTCAGCCGGAAATTATACTGGTTGAAGAGCTTGGCCAGACCTTCGTCCCACCTTGGTGAGTTGCGGCTTTTACGCTGCTGTGCGATATAGTACGCGGCTCCCTTTTCCG
Protein-coding sequences here:
- a CDS encoding T9SS type A sorting domain-containing protein, producing AYIRSIDLKLPPGETVASCGGRPWDPPYQPGPGLSKRPVECWAAGAGRRWVLDSDRAMLAFLAPSERFRAELDALQGVPEPEMLHPEVDLSWANVQRYWRMDSTLVLSEIPVSFELPDIFAWWPQIYPGDFFPEDVWHSSTYYQNYQTIKQLLAEKGAAYYIAQQRKSRNSPRWDEGLAKLFNQYNFRLNPKHNDHAELSPPPEWGGRYPTDPRGRIMHIAVARWFLMKMWELQMEYKLEDHYADVYSDNARGLPMEKADRGLLLTGPWLMDQTMHRLSKNEKYAAAPFPTMARLKYEDLSWWHLATILMPRLRTDSPGGGAIDWSYIFEVSRNALRGYGRNHTIGHLYYVIAAMQAHTSWYADDGFTPGWGTTRRVGVRLMKTGSPLVWFGAHYMPVGFRELSRDTLRLITEHLLRSWLIEASRYDLRHWQTLYGNERVGGSKGIEPPETVFDVPQERCTEDGHPSANVEINDWKNRAFMQYLFNAQCLGVRPTLLDSVARFWEAISPGGNWERFFLHEKETPTSSETTTAWRFTLHAPYPHPAIGRVTLAYTLPHTLPVRLEIYDLLGRRVAVVVDAVQPAGLHRISFDTQPLASGRYVYRLKAGPYEAVQPLIIQK